The Marinilongibacter aquaticus genome has a window encoding:
- a CDS encoding glycosyltransferase family 2 protein: MTEGIKSHADVSLLITHYNRSSSLERLLSALRDLKIEFFEIIVSDDCSAEKHLRKLQELQKEFGITLLRSPQNQGLGHNINKGQSAVKSPFTLYVQEDFVPYPLFKEKLCDAKRFMEEDPDLDLVRFYAFVDYPEKKDFACGFSELIFTWRNPSHLKFYKYSDHPHLRRTSFQDKFGKYIEGRPGDETEFDMSLRFLKRNGKALFYREFSSLFDHSNPSHEPSTMDRVKWTESKNGFVLFLRFFYLRFRWLKNTFQLLTYRS; encoded by the coding sequence ATGACTGAAGGTATCAAAAGTCATGCAGATGTGAGTTTATTGATTACGCATTACAACCGCAGCAGTTCGTTGGAAAGGTTGTTGTCTGCACTCCGAGATTTAAAGATCGAATTCTTCGAAATCATTGTTTCCGACGATTGCAGTGCTGAAAAGCACCTTCGCAAACTGCAGGAACTGCAAAAGGAATTCGGGATAACCCTGCTACGCTCTCCGCAAAATCAGGGCTTGGGTCACAATATCAACAAAGGGCAAAGTGCGGTAAAATCACCCTTTACCCTGTACGTACAGGAAGACTTCGTGCCGTACCCTCTTTTCAAAGAAAAACTGTGCGACGCCAAAAGGTTTATGGAAGAAGATCCCGATCTCGACCTCGTGCGGTTTTATGCCTTCGTCGATTATCCTGAAAAGAAAGATTTTGCCTGTGGTTTTTCCGAACTCATTTTCACTTGGAGAAACCCCAGCCACTTGAAATTTTACAAATACAGCGATCACCCTCATTTACGCCGTACGAGTTTTCAAGATAAATTCGGGAAATACATTGAAGGGCGTCCGGGAGATGAAACCGAATTCGATATGTCTCTGCGTTTTCTGAAAAGAAACGGAAAGGCTCTTTTCTATCGCGAATTCTCGTCCCTTTTCGATCACTCAAACCCTAGCCACGAACCCAGCACCATGGACCGGGTGAAATGGACCGAATCAAAAAACGGCTTTGTGCTATTTCTCCGCTTTTTCTATCTGCGATTCCGTTGGTTGAAAAATACGTTCCAACTGCTTACGTATAGATCTTAA
- a CDS encoding O-antigen ligase family protein: MKNSLGEILKQRFWQEKLLNVHGLLLLAVLVCALSYLIVKLGLVFGLVFIAAMVAVPILYLLTTQPRFGIMILIIAGFFLFFFLRLGIEFPLGTVMDALMWFLLIGFLFNQRLKPKKGIFKEGVAIFVLLWFVYAILQVANPWAASRMAWLYTVRTVGVVTMLYFVFVYYVDSVAFIRTLIKLWLALAVVAAIYALKQEFFGFSPSEMAKLSSDPLLISLLFIDGHWRKYSIFSDPVVFSYNMVMAFFLCLGMVGKGWKTWLPYSLIALLCVYSMLFSGTRGAYVLIPAGLVLFFILKFNKQILVFGLFAAVVLAVMIKIPTSNPTLYRFQTAFKPSDDASFNVRVENQRRLQPYILSHPFGGGLGGTGVWGVRFAPGSYLASFPPDSGYVRIAAEQGWVGLFLFGLMLFWGIKTGIENYFRIKNKELKSYCMAMTLILFVLGIGSYPQEALVQYPSNILFYLAMALIDSTRRIDEKISSL; encoded by the coding sequence GTGAAAAACAGTTTGGGAGAAATATTGAAACAAAGGTTTTGGCAGGAAAAACTGCTGAATGTACACGGCTTGCTTTTGCTGGCGGTGTTGGTTTGTGCTTTGTCCTACCTTATTGTCAAATTGGGCCTTGTGTTTGGCTTGGTCTTTATCGCGGCCATGGTGGCTGTGCCTATTTTGTACCTCTTGACCACCCAGCCACGGTTTGGAATAATGATTCTGATCATTGCGGGCTTTTTCCTCTTCTTTTTTCTTCGGCTTGGGATCGAGTTTCCCTTGGGCACCGTAATGGACGCTCTGATGTGGTTCTTGCTGATCGGCTTTCTTTTCAACCAAAGGCTAAAGCCGAAAAAGGGCATTTTTAAAGAAGGCGTGGCCATTTTTGTTCTGCTTTGGTTTGTCTATGCAATACTTCAGGTAGCCAACCCTTGGGCCGCTTCGCGAATGGCCTGGTTGTACACCGTGCGTACCGTGGGAGTGGTGACCATGCTTTATTTTGTGTTTGTCTATTATGTAGATTCTGTGGCCTTCATCCGCACTTTGATCAAGCTGTGGTTGGCATTGGCTGTGGTGGCGGCAATTTATGCCCTGAAACAAGAATTCTTTGGTTTCTCGCCTTCGGAAATGGCCAAGCTTTCATCAGATCCCCTGCTTATCAGTTTGCTTTTTATTGACGGTCATTGGCGTAAATATTCCATTTTCTCCGATCCCGTGGTGTTTTCCTACAACATGGTCATGGCCTTTTTTCTCTGCTTGGGCATGGTGGGCAAAGGCTGGAAAACATGGCTGCCCTACAGCCTTATTGCTTTGCTCTGTGTGTATTCTATGCTTTTTTCGGGTACCAGAGGAGCTTATGTGCTGATTCCCGCGGGATTGGTGCTTTTCTTTATTTTAAAATTCAATAAACAGATTTTGGTTTTTGGGCTTTTTGCCGCGGTTGTGCTGGCGGTAATGATTAAAATCCCGACATCGAACCCCACTTTATACCGTTTTCAAACGGCTTTCAAACCAAGCGATGATGCTTCTTTCAATGTGCGGGTCGAAAATCAACGGCGATTGCAGCCCTATATTCTTTCGCACCCCTTCGGTGGGGGCTTGGGTGGCACTGGGGTGTGGGGTGTACGTTTCGCTCCGGGTTCTTATTTGGCCAGTTTTCCACCCGATAGTGGCTATGTGCGTATTGCCGCCGAGCAGGGCTGGGTGGGCTTGTTCTTGTTTGGTCTTATGCTTTTTTGGGGGATAAAAACGGGGATTGAGAATTACTTCAGGATCAAGAACAAAGAACTGAAAAGTTATTGCATGGCGATGACCCTCATTCTATTCGTGCTGGGTATAGGCAGTTATCCGCAGGAAGCCTTGGTGCAATACCCTTCGAATATATTGTTTTATCTGGCCATGGCTTTGATTGATTCTACTAGGCGAATCGACGAGAAAATCTCATCACTTTAA
- a CDS encoding glycosyltransferase has translation MDIDYAVIVTAYQNLDQVPDAIASVLETGYASLHIYVVADNCEKRAFTFSEEKVSVLWPETVLKSNTGSHRYACEHFVRPHDVVLILDSDNIVDSQIFVELNKGFSKGFNAVQGLRSAKNLDTDLARLDAARDVYYHFYDGLVLFEAGSSATLAGSGMAFNANMYKDWLSKRQVEGAGFDKVLQAYWVKNGERIAWAGEAVVFDEKTKGSDQLVNQRARWINTWFKYFALGFGIFFKGLFTLDANRLLFGLILLRPPLFILLILSGLFALVNLIFAPLLFVYWCVAFALFFLSFAVALNQPEVDPGIKKALLKAPKFIYFQVLALLKSRRANKISVATKHGGDEGISEK, from the coding sequence GTGGATATAGACTATGCCGTAATTGTCACCGCTTATCAAAACTTAGATCAAGTGCCCGATGCCATCGCTTCGGTATTGGAAACGGGCTATGCTTCGCTGCACATTTATGTGGTGGCCGACAATTGCGAAAAACGGGCTTTTACATTTTCCGAAGAAAAGGTTTCGGTGCTGTGGCCTGAGACCGTGCTGAAAAGCAATACGGGATCGCATCGTTATGCCTGCGAGCATTTTGTGCGTCCGCATGATGTGGTTTTGATATTGGACAGCGACAATATCGTCGATTCACAGATTTTCGTAGAATTGAACAAAGGTTTTTCCAAAGGTTTTAATGCGGTGCAAGGTTTGCGTTCGGCAAAAAACTTGGATACCGATTTGGCAAGATTGGATGCGGCCAGAGATGTGTATTATCATTTTTACGACGGGCTCGTACTTTTCGAAGCGGGTTCTTCGGCTACTTTGGCGGGTTCGGGCATGGCTTTCAATGCCAACATGTACAAAGATTGGCTGAGCAAAAGGCAAGTGGAAGGGGCAGGCTTTGATAAAGTTTTACAAGCTTATTGGGTGAAGAATGGCGAACGCATTGCCTGGGCTGGCGAAGCGGTGGTTTTTGACGAAAAAACGAAAGGCTCAGATCAGTTGGTGAACCAAAGGGCAAGATGGATAAACACCTGGTTCAAATATTTTGCACTGGGCTTTGGTATCTTTTTCAAAGGCCTCTTTACGCTGGATGCCAATCGCCTGCTTTTTGGTTTGATTTTGCTGCGGCCTCCCTTGTTTATTTTGCTCATTTTGAGTGGATTATTTGCTCTTGTTAATCTAATCTTCGCTCCTTTGCTTTTTGTTTATTGGTGTGTTGCTTTTGCTTTGTTCTTTTTGAGTTTTGCGGTAGCATTGAACCAGCCAGAGGTAGATCCCGGCATTAAAAAGGCTTTGCTGAAAGCTCCGAAATTTATTTATTTTCAGGTACTTGCTTTGCTCAAATCGCGGAGGGCAAACAAAATATCTGTGGCTACAAAACACGGGGGAGATGAAGGTATATCCGAAAAGTAA
- a CDS encoding GumC family protein: MKELLFLLRFLKRRVLIILGAMLAAMVCAYFLTRQLPDTYRSKGRLATGFVDKTDQMIPNENSEGDAEINRKFDNIIQLIRLKKVVDRVSYRLLMHDLKAPADSLFSENATVIEKLSAAEKDNYYKTVKQKYDQQYELSQWNADDRKLLGLIGALNFDYEHIDDKLQISRLASSDYISIENEANNSVMAAFVINALTEEFLAVYAARLKDSNNRSLEFFANMMKEKLNALNAIMEQLKQYKIKNKVLNLNEQARSLYGHIIDFETRREVAKKDVVALKAAIANIDQRFDPADRKFLENKLTEVNREIAADKEEIRALNRAYINSNFDPALGKRLDSLQSQLTKQIQVSSDQYIYNPLNAKNDLINRKLELEIELELAENSITTIEAEVNRLNRKYEGMVPNEASIQQYETSIDIAGKEYIEALQRYNNAILESYSPITIKQVQKAMPGNLVPSKKNMYILIAGMAAMMLCLIVFLILYLLDNSIRSPYQLAYVTGLPVLGRLNKIDVEGQRLLNLEYKVMNSKISKYNEMVQSIRYEVNHASKGKGKVISITGLKESTSKSDMVYGLAWAFSRTHKKVLIIDGLFEQGVISQESEPEKDLAELMKIRGKIATGNQEITIIGQSDSGLSLFELAPEEAIDETFANLSEQFDIILVDAPSLESENKAKEWFDYSRAVVCVYEFGKTVQDYDLAKIDYLKNRIEHFAGWVLVRTSLDVDPLGKPLAPLDI, from the coding sequence ATGAAAGAGTTGCTTTTTTTGCTTCGTTTCTTGAAAAGGCGAGTACTGATTATTCTCGGAGCAATGTTGGCAGCAATGGTCTGTGCATATTTCCTTACGCGGCAGTTGCCCGATACGTACAGGTCTAAGGGGCGTTTGGCCACCGGTTTTGTAGACAAGACCGACCAGATGATTCCGAATGAAAACAGTGAGGGTGATGCCGAAATCAACCGCAAATTCGATAACATCATTCAGCTCATTCGTTTGAAAAAAGTGGTCGATCGTGTATCGTATCGCTTGCTCATGCATGATTTGAAGGCTCCGGCCGATTCGCTTTTCAGCGAAAACGCCACAGTAATAGAAAAGCTTTCGGCGGCGGAAAAAGACAATTATTACAAAACCGTAAAGCAAAAATACGATCAGCAGTACGAGCTCTCGCAATGGAATGCCGATGACCGTAAACTGTTGGGCTTGATCGGTGCCCTTAATTTTGATTACGAACATATAGACGATAAACTGCAAATCAGTCGCTTGGCCTCGAGTGATTACATTTCGATCGAAAATGAAGCCAACAACTCGGTAATGGCGGCCTTTGTGATCAACGCCCTCACCGAAGAGTTTTTGGCCGTTTATGCGGCCCGTCTGAAAGACAGCAACAACCGCTCTTTGGAGTTCTTTGCCAACATGATGAAAGAAAAGCTCAATGCCTTGAACGCCATCATGGAGCAATTGAAGCAGTATAAAATCAAAAACAAGGTGCTCAACCTAAACGAACAGGCCCGAAGCCTGTACGGGCACATCATCGATTTCGAAACTAGGCGGGAAGTTGCGAAAAAGGACGTGGTTGCTTTGAAGGCGGCGATTGCGAATATCGATCAGCGTTTTGACCCCGCAGACCGTAAGTTTTTGGAAAATAAGCTTACCGAGGTGAACCGCGAAATTGCAGCGGATAAGGAAGAAATCAGAGCCTTGAACCGGGCCTATATCAACAGCAATTTCGACCCGGCTCTGGGGAAAAGGTTGGATTCTTTGCAAAGCCAGCTCACAAAGCAAATTCAAGTGTCGTCTGATCAGTACATTTACAATCCTTTGAATGCCAAAAACGATTTGATCAACCGCAAATTGGAATTGGAAATTGAGCTTGAATTGGCCGAAAACAGCATCACCACGATTGAAGCCGAGGTGAATAGGCTGAACAGAAAATACGAAGGCATGGTGCCAAACGAAGCCAGTATTCAGCAATACGAAACAAGCATTGATATTGCGGGCAAAGAATACATTGAGGCTCTTCAACGCTACAACAACGCCATTTTGGAGTCGTATTCGCCGATAACCATCAAGCAGGTACAGAAGGCTATGCCGGGCAATTTGGTGCCTTCGAAAAAGAACATGTACATTCTCATCGCGGGAATGGCGGCCATGATGCTCTGTCTCATTGTTTTCCTTATTCTGTATTTGCTCGACAATTCCATTCGCAGCCCTTATCAGTTGGCCTATGTGACGGGATTGCCCGTGTTGGGAAGGTTGAACAAGATAGATGTAGAAGGGCAACGTTTGCTCAATTTGGAATACAAGGTGATGAATTCCAAGATTTCGAAATACAACGAAATGGTGCAATCGATTCGCTACGAGGTCAACCACGCTTCGAAAGGCAAAGGCAAGGTGATCAGCATTACAGGCTTGAAAGAATCGACAAGCAAAAGCGATATGGTTTATGGTTTGGCTTGGGCTTTTTCGCGGACACACAAGAAGGTTTTGATAATCGACGGACTTTTTGAACAGGGTGTGATCTCACAGGAAAGTGAACCGGAAAAAGATTTGGCCGAATTGATGAAAATCAGAGGTAAAATCGCCACGGGAAATCAGGAAATTACAATTATTGGCCAGAGCGACTCCGGATTGTCTTTGTTTGAATTGGCCCCCGAAGAAGCCATTGACGAAACCTTTGCCAATCTTTCTGAGCAATTCGATATTATTTTGGTCGATGCTCCTTCGCTCGAATCGGAGAATAAAGCCAAAGAATGGTTCGACTATTCAAGAGCGGTAGTTTGCGTGTACGAATTTGGTAAAACGGTGCAGGATTACGATCTGGCGAAAATAGACTATCTTAAAAATAGGATTGAACATTTTGCCGGCTGGGTTTTGGTGCGAACCAGTTTGGATGTGGATCCGCTCGGTAAACCATTGGCTCCTTTGGATATATGA
- a CDS encoding TolC family protein, protein MSSLLQEEISNEYLEKLIGVAKKNYPIGKGYDARLLAADKKVKITKLSYFDVISFSYLLSPLNSTSTINPNRLNGYQFGLFINIGNLIKKPTEVKQAKDELEVIEAEKEMMNQSLEADVKRRYFAYVKAKAVYKVVTNALLDSKDVADQMKYRFEKGEVSFDEYNNVLLDMSNREQTKINAESEILIAKSSLEELLGTKLENIK, encoded by the coding sequence ATGTCTAGTTTGCTTCAGGAAGAAATATCCAATGAGTATCTCGAAAAGCTTATCGGAGTGGCCAAAAAGAACTATCCGATAGGCAAAGGGTATGATGCTCGCTTGCTGGCGGCAGACAAAAAGGTGAAGATCACAAAGCTTTCTTATTTCGATGTGATCTCGTTTTCGTATTTGCTTTCACCGCTCAATTCTACATCGACAATAAATCCGAATAGACTTAACGGTTACCAATTCGGCTTGTTTATCAATATCGGGAATTTGATAAAGAAACCCACCGAGGTGAAACAGGCGAAAGATGAGCTCGAGGTGATTGAGGCCGAAAAGGAAATGATGAACCAAAGTTTGGAAGCAGACGTAAAACGGAGGTATTTTGCCTATGTGAAGGCCAAAGCGGTGTACAAAGTGGTGACCAATGCCCTGTTGGATTCGAAAGATGTGGCCGATCAAATGAAATACCGTTTTGAGAAAGGCGAGGTTTCGTTTGATGAATACAACAACGTGCTGCTCGATATGAGCAACCGTGAACAAACTAAGATCAATGCAGAAAGTGAGATCCTGATTGCGAAGAGCAGTTTGGAAGAGCTTCTGGGAACAAAACTTGAAAACATTAAATGA
- a CDS encoding acyltransferase yields MNIQEILESRPNAKRFVHRLLFAKNEAKPRAWVQLFLNPFFHQRGKSSKIRKRVRRDLIPFRKFSLGEESVVEDFSTLNNGVGDLHIGARSLIGLGNVIIGPVTIGSNTILAQHIVISGLNHLYENPEIPIRDQGVSTSPVEIGDNCWIGANCVITAGVKIGKHVIVGAGSVVTKDIPPYSVAVGNPARIIKTFDFEQKNWVKVP; encoded by the coding sequence ATGAATATACAAGAAATATTGGAATCCAGACCGAATGCCAAGCGATTTGTGCATCGGCTGCTCTTTGCCAAGAATGAAGCCAAGCCCAGAGCTTGGGTTCAGCTTTTTCTAAACCCTTTCTTTCACCAACGCGGAAAATCCTCGAAAATAAGAAAACGTGTGCGTCGCGACCTCATCCCCTTCCGCAAATTTTCATTGGGCGAAGAAAGCGTAGTGGAAGATTTTTCTACCTTGAACAACGGCGTCGGTGATTTACACATCGGTGCACGCAGCCTTATTGGCCTCGGCAATGTAATTATCGGCCCGGTCACAATCGGTTCAAACACGATTCTCGCTCAGCATATTGTAATCAGCGGACTGAACCATTTGTATGAAAACCCTGAAATACCCATTCGCGATCAAGGAGTGAGCACTTCGCCCGTGGAAATCGGCGACAATTGCTGGATTGGTGCCAACTGCGTGATTACCGCGGGGGTGAAAATCGGCAAACATGTAATTGTGGGTGCAGGAAGTGTAGTAACCAAGGATATCCCGCCCTATTCGGTAGCTGTCGGAAACCCCGCACGAATCATTAAAACTTTCGATTTTGAGCAAAAAAACTGGGTGAAAGTACCCTGA
- a CDS encoding sugar transferase has translation MTYAELKTEPRTTDVLESPYNFYVMVLSGDYDLVEKLKAKMPDGTQIEHYLALEGLYHKLNMDAHPDLIIADCILGGWKLLKIIKPENALKWIPIILTSENLRPFEITRAKEMKALDIYAATDDMDGLLERLVYLKKRKESKVRSATVRISKLVAKVPVWKRAFDIVVVSVALILLSPVFLLVSLIIKIDSRGPIFYKSKRVGQGYRIFDLYKFRTMKVRSDEMLKDMASMNLYGGDDKENEGDGSLCEKCLAEGFTLCQNPLFSDEGMVCETLFQEENKRKAAFFKFQNDPRITRVGTFLRNTSLDEIPQLLNILKGDISLVGNRPLPLYEAEKLTDDKSIMRFAGPGGLTGYWQVTKRGKKGGISEQERIDLDIYYSNHLSFLFDVKIILKTFPALFQSETQ, from the coding sequence GTGACATACGCTGAATTGAAAACAGAACCCAGAACAACAGATGTGTTGGAATCGCCTTACAATTTTTATGTAATGGTGCTTTCTGGTGATTATGATTTGGTTGAGAAATTGAAAGCCAAAATGCCCGACGGAACACAGATCGAGCATTATTTGGCCTTGGAAGGCTTGTACCACAAGCTCAACATGGATGCTCACCCCGACCTTATAATTGCCGACTGTATTTTGGGTGGCTGGAAGCTTTTGAAGATCATAAAGCCGGAAAACGCTCTGAAATGGATTCCGATTATTTTGACGTCTGAAAACCTTAGGCCTTTCGAAATTACACGTGCCAAAGAAATGAAAGCTCTGGATATCTATGCCGCTACGGATGATATGGACGGGCTTTTGGAACGATTGGTTTACCTGAAAAAGCGGAAAGAAAGCAAGGTGCGTTCGGCCACTGTGCGTATTTCGAAATTGGTGGCCAAGGTGCCTGTATGGAAAAGAGCTTTTGATATTGTGGTGGTTTCTGTAGCCTTGATTTTGCTCTCACCGGTGTTTTTGCTGGTCAGTTTGATTATAAAGATAGACTCGAGAGGGCCTATTTTTTATAAATCGAAACGGGTAGGGCAGGGTTACCGCATTTTTGATCTGTACAAGTTTAGAACCATGAAGGTGCGTTCGGATGAGATGCTGAAAGACATGGCTTCGATGAATTTGTACGGTGGCGACGACAAGGAAAACGAAGGCGATGGAAGCTTGTGCGAAAAATGTTTGGCCGAAGGCTTTACACTTTGTCAAAATCCTTTGTTTTCGGATGAAGGCATGGTTTGCGAAACCTTGTTTCAAGAAGAGAACAAACGGAAAGCAGCTTTCTTCAAATTTCAAAACGACCCGAGAATTACGAGAGTCGGTACTTTTTTGCGGAATACCAGTTTGGATGAAATTCCGCAGCTTTTGAATATTCTGAAGGGAGATATCTCTTTGGTGGGCAACCGCCCCTTACCTTTATACGAAGCAGAGAAATTGACGGACGACAAAAGCATTATGCGTTTTGCAGGTCCCGGAGGTCTTACCGGTTATTGGCAGGTAACGAAAAGAGGGAAAAAAGGTGGAATATCTGAACAGGAACGTATCGACCTCGATATTTACTATTCCAATCACTTGTCGTTTCTTTTCGATGTGAAAATAATTTTGAAAACCTTTCCAGCTTTGTTTCAGTCCGAAACGCAGTGA
- a CDS encoding response regulator transcription factor has translation MEPLILQKKEEKSKLLIIDDSIGIQKILTNFLKDEFFLVIKNDGLEGLAWLDEGNEIDLILVDINMPNLDGLELLKIIKSSSFYKHIPVIMLSAESESSKRIASLERGADAFITKPFNPQEVVANVKALLRKTPH, from the coding sequence ATGGAACCTTTAATTCTCCAGAAAAAGGAAGAAAAGAGTAAGTTATTAATTATCGACGATTCGATCGGGATTCAAAAAATCTTGACTAATTTTTTAAAAGACGAGTTCTTTTTGGTCATCAAAAACGATGGTTTGGAAGGTTTGGCTTGGTTGGACGAAGGGAATGAGATAGATCTCATTTTGGTCGATATCAACATGCCGAATCTCGACGGCCTGGAATTGTTGAAGATCATCAAATCGAGCAGTTTTTATAAACACATACCTGTGATAATGCTTTCGGCGGAAAGCGAAAGCAGCAAACGAATTGCTAGCTTGGAGCGTGGGGCCGATGCCTTCATCACCAAGCCTTTTAATCCACAAGAGGTAGTGGCCAATGTAAAAGCACTTTTAAGAAAGACACCGCATTGA
- a CDS encoding SRPBCC family protein — protein sequence MLKFHRHSGIYTLETQTVLPLSIEEVWLFFSDPQNLQAITPPYMGFEITSAHSNKAYTGQIISYRVGILPKIKTNWVTEITHVNEPYFFVDEQRFGPYSMWHHEHHFARCKEGVCMTDKVSFKIPLGILGHLAYTLFIKAKLTEIFSYRTNKLKQLFT from the coding sequence ATGTTAAAATTTCATCGTCATTCGGGCATTTACACTTTAGAAACCCAAACCGTTCTTCCCTTGTCCATAGAAGAGGTTTGGCTCTTCTTTTCCGATCCGCAAAATCTACAGGCTATCACTCCGCCGTACATGGGTTTCGAAATCACTTCAGCACATAGCAATAAAGCCTATACGGGCCAAATTATCTCTTACCGTGTTGGCATTCTGCCCAAAATAAAGACCAATTGGGTTACAGAAATAACACATGTAAATGAACCGTACTTTTTCGTAGACGAACAAAGGTTTGGCCCATACAGTATGTGGCACCACGAACACCATTTTGCTCGATGCAAAGAAGGCGTCTGCATGACCGACAAGGTCAGCTTTAAAATCCCCCTCGGTATTTTAGGCCATCTGGCGTATACCCTTTTCATCAAAGCCAAACTCACCGAAATATTCAGCTACCGAACAAACAAGCTGAAGCAGCTTTTTACCTAA